The Fusarium musae strain F31 chromosome 10, whole genome shotgun sequence genome window below encodes:
- a CDS encoding hypothetical protein (EggNog:ENOG41) has translation MKFTTTLFGLFASQALAVKMYSAPNAEKECGALGVAKWDLDALPAGTDVSELRKCKEHPLSLKIHSRNPDATKVNVLQKRKCTSSKGKPRVGCDKHWCWQNCGSPREVEWGAWCWSAHKSAPAPRATVTSVVAAAKLSTPSR, from the exons ATGAAGTTCACTACTACTCTCTTCGGCCTCTTCGCCTCTCAGGCCCTTGCCGTCAAGATGTACTCGGCCCCCAACGCTGAGAAGGAGTGCGGTGCCCTCGGAGTCGCAAAATGGGATCTCGATGCCCTTCCCGCCGGCACGGACGTCTCTGAGCTCCGCAAATGCAAAGAGCATCCCCTCTCCCTCAAGATTCACAGCCGCAACCCTGACGCTACCAAAGTCAATGTCCTTCAGAAGAGAAAGTGCACTTCATCCAAAGGCAAGCCCAGGGTTGGCTGTGACAAGCATTGGTGCTGGCAGAACTGCGGCAGTCCCAGGGAGGTCGAATGGGGTGCGTGGTGCTGGTCTGCTCATAAATCTG CGCCTGCGCCAAGGGCGACTGTAACCAGTGTGGTTGCGGCTGCTAAGCTCTCAACACCTTCACGATGA
- a CDS encoding hypothetical protein (EggNog:ENOG41): MQNTTPSQAALALARALLKRVPNRQFFFTFTALAVWGAKIIHIYAHINAVHQNLLHRWGYSFVTQDVVVLTLIRLLLDQWSTGLSPRSQIAVLVFTAIFMFINALLSVVSISFYLVAGSEIHYSNISLPNDPSSKSLMLSGSVAFTSVLCANILLSWLLKTPCYNIHGYVAEVIHRSIANAWQFLRRILPRQNRYAPLPKADLEGQAESFDDESCDDDIQEQKTQHLSPFQFRLRTALRSVPFALAAIFLLTLLYAAVARPSDRSLIFLSYTAALSPFVDFSSGPTLQDLPSVFGTGIQHSWDNVTALATAEPFDWLPNDQVLAGFEDWHLKRPHYNANVDPLKISNLGQDIVPTLKEKLQDVPIRHVVLCFLESTRNDVFPIKKDGNIWKLLASTFPDNKIPQEAHEKLANLTPTANYITGDYDDGFDHHGSKPKRGGVHFTNAHTTGTFTFKSLVGTLCGIGPLLADFNLDYAHHIYQPCLAHIFEALNQVSNTTDTESRPFNDFKWQSYFYSAATLGYNNQQELMEATGFPEKHLIGLEWLRSENATHGPVTLPRINGFAFEEDPLEDYFRDVFVQAKEKDERVFLSHITSTSHHAYKLPEGEEYVPLANGHDMLSHYLNTEGYDDRWLRKILDLLDEQGVANETLIVFVGDHGISMPENGAVSPYYNPSIGIDHVPLVLSHPLLPAFDIHDAVHSSQILPTILDLLLETGSLNNASRQVASDLVRNYEGQSLIRPLLAKNETTGQGNWQFVVVNPGRAVVTARDARHPERHLAIPLIDNVEWRLSNVDEDPMEHDSVQSFDFTSFTDVVSRRFGNDVAQWVEEGAFIARWWAEENHKRWQYGEYDERKTS; encoded by the coding sequence ATGCAGAATACGACGCCGTCTCAGGCGGCCTTGGCGCTCGCACGCGCTTTGCTCAAACGAGTGCCCAACCGCCaattcttcttcaccttcacagCCCTCGCAGTTTGGGGTGCCAAGATAATACACATTTACGCACACATCAACGCCGTGCACCAAAATCTATTACATCGTTGGGGTTATTCTTTCGTTACACAAGATGTCGTCGTCCTCACCCTCATTCGACTTCTCCTTGACCAATGGTCCACGGGCCTATCCCCGCGGTCGCAAATCGCCGTCCTAGTCTTCACAGCGATATTCATGTTCATCAACGCGTTGCTCAGCGTCGTCTCGATATCCTTCTACCTCGTCGCCGGCTCCGAAATACATTACAGCAACATCTCTCTACCAAACGACCCCTCCTCCAAATCGTTGATGCTGTCGGGCAGCGTCGCGTTTACAAGTGTTCTCTGCGCCAACATCTTATTGAGCTGGCTCCTCAAAACACCTTGTTACAACATACATGGCTATGTCGCTGAGGTTATACATCGATCGATCGCCAATGCTTGGCAATTCCTTCGTCGAATTCTTCCCCGCCAAAATCGCTACGCTCCTCTACCGAAAGCCGATCTTGAGGGTCAGGCTGAATCCTTCGATGACGAAAGCTGTGACGACGATATCCAAGAACAAAAGACCCAGCACCTGAGCCCGTTTCAATTCCGACTCAGAACTGCTTTGAGATCCGTCCCATTCGCTTTGGCCGCCATCTTCTTGCTCACGCTCCTTTATGCAGCCGTCGCACGACCCTCCGACCGATCCCTCATATTTCTCTCTTATACTGCAGCATTGTCACCCTTCGTGGACTTTTCTTCGGGGCCAACATTACAAGACCTGCCCAGTGTTTTTGGTACTGGCATTCAGCATAGCTGGGACAATGTCACTGCGCTCGCGACGGCTGAGCCATTCGATTGGCTTCCCAACGATCAAGTGTTGGCCGGGTTCGAGGATTGGCACTTGAAGCGCCCGCATTACAATGCTAATGTCGACCCATTGAAGATTTCGAATCTCGGACAAGACATTGTTCCCACACTGAAGGAAAAGCTGCAAGACGTTCCCATCCGACATGTTGTTCTGTGCTTCCTCGAAAGCACACGAAATGACGTTTTCCCAATCAAGAAGGACGGAAACATTTGGAAGCTTTTAGCATCTACATTCCCCGACAATAAGATTCCTCAAGAGGCCCATGAGAAATTGGCCAATCTCACTCCTACCGCCAACTATATCACAGGCGACTACGACGATGGCTTCGACCACCACGGATCCAAGCCCAAGCGCGGCGGCGTTCACTTTACCAATGCCCATACCACCGGcacctttacttttaagaGCTTGGTCGGTACCTTGTGCGGTATCGGTCCGTTGCTCGCCGACTTCAATCTCGACTACGCGCACCATATCTACCAGCCTTGCTTGGCTCACATCTTCGAAGCTCTGAACCAAGTGTCCAACACTACCGACACCGAGTCGCGCCCTTTCAACGACTTCAAGTGGCAGTCATACTTCTACTCCGCTGCGACTTTGGGATATAACAATCAGCAAGAGTTGATGGAGGCAACTGGCTTTCCGGAGAAGCATCTCATCGGACTTGAGTGGCTACGATCTGAGAATGCGACACACGGGCCAGTGACACTACCACGAATTAACGGCTTTGCCTTTGAAGAGGACCCTTTGGAGGATTACTTCCGTGACGTGTTTGTccaggccaaggagaaggacgAGCGAGTCTTCTTGTCGCACATAACATCGACAAGTCACCACGCCTACAAGCTGCCCGAGGGGGAGGAGTACGTCCCGCTTGCTAATGGCCATGATATGCTTTCGCATTACCTCAATACAGAAGGCTATGACGATCGATGGCTACGCAAGATATTGGATCTACTAGACGAGCAGGGTGTCGCCAATGAGACCCTCATTGTCTTCGTCGGCGACCACGGAATCTCGATGCCTGAGAATGGCGCCGTGTCACCTTACTACAACCCTAGCATCGGCATCGACCACGTTCCTCTCGTCTTGTCTCACCCTCTCCTGCCCGCTTTCGACATCCACGATGCAGTCCACTCATCCCAAATCCTACCAACCAttctcgatcttctcctcgagaCAGGTTCCCTAAACAATGCCAGCCGACAAGTAGCTTCCGACCTCGTCCGCAATTACGAAGGCCAATCCCTCATTCGACCTCTCCTCGCAAAGAACGAGACAACCGGCCAAGGGAATTGGCAGTTCGTCGTGGTAAATCCAGGTCGCGCTGTAGTAACTGCCCGAGATGCCCGTCACCCCGAGCGCCACCTTGCCATCCCTCTCATCGACAATGTCGAATGGCGATTGAGCAACGTGGACGAAGATCCCATGGAGCACGACTCTGTGCAAAGTTTCGACTTTACTTCTTTCACAGATGTTGTTTCACGGAGGTTTGGCAATGACGTCGCGCAATGGGTTGAAGAGGGGGCTTTCATAGCGAGATGGTGGGCGGAAGAAAACCATAAACGGTGGCAGTATGGGGAATATGACGAGCGAAAAACATCATAA